The Acidimicrobiales bacterium genome contains the following window.
TGCCGATCATGGCCCCCGGGCGGTAGCCAGCTATACGGGAACGGGCGCCTACCAGAACTCGACCGCTGTGCCAGTGGCCGCCGCTTGGCATGAAGGTCTCCAGTCGCCCTCCTTTTACACTTCCGTCACTATCGATCAGCCGGCCCACCGTTCGGCCGCCCTGCGTATGGGGGCTTGGGAGGCTGGCTGGCACAACTTTTCTGACTCCGATGTTCATCTAGCCATCGGCTACAACCCGCTCGCCTCGAGTTACGGCCCAGCCGGAGGCCTACAGGGAACCAACCCGTTCGTTGCTCTGCGGGAGGCGAAAGATCGAGGCCTGAAGACAATTGTCGTGGACCCGCGACGTACTGAATTCGCGGCCAGTGCCGACATCTGGCTACAAGTCCAACCGGGTGAGGACCCGACGCTCCTAGCCGGACTTATAAGAGAGGTCATCCGACTGGGTTATGCCGACAAGGCCTTTTGCAGCCGGCACGTATCCAACATCGATGAACTGACTGCGGCGGTAGAGGCCTTCGATCCTGGATACGTCGCTAGGCGGGCGGGGATCGACGCTCAGGCTGTTACGGAGGCAGCAGAACTCTTTGGGGCGGCCGAGCGCGGATCTGCCGGCACCGGAACCGGGCCGAATATGGCCCCACACTCGATGTTGACCGAACATTTGGCCCTTTGCCTTAACGCCATCTGCGGCCGGGTGAACCGTGCTGGCGACGAACTTGAGAGTGGCCATTTCCTGTCCCCGGGGAACACGCGCCGCGCTGCAGTAGTGCCACCATCGGATCCAGCGCCGGGCGCTGCACACCGTGTTCGGGACTTGCACGGCATGGCAGACGAGATGCTGACCAACACCCTCGCCGATGAGATCCTCCTCGATGGCCCAGGGCAAGTCCGGGCGCTCATCGTCTCAGGTGGCAACCCAGTCGTCGCGTGGCCAGACCAGAAAAAGACCGTTGCTGCACTCAGAGCTCTCGAACTTCTGGTGGTCATTGACCACCGCATGAGCCCGACCAGCGAGCTCGCGGATTTCGTCATTGCTCCGAGACTCCAACTCGAGCGAGCCGACGTGCCCCACATCATGGATCGGCGCTTTCCAGCGCCATACACGAATTACACCCCGGCGATCCTGAACTCGAACGACGACCTCCTAGCGGAGTGGGAGGTGTTTGCCGGTATCGCTGCTCGAAACGGCAGCCCCATAAACCTTCCCGGCGGAGCCATCCCCTTCTCAGGCAACGACGTCGAGCCGGGCATTGGTGACGAGGAGGTACTTGATCTCGTCTACGGGTCCGCCAGAATGCCAATGGCAGAGATCCGCAAGAATCGGGGCGTCATCCACCCGGACCGCGTTCGGGTCGTACCTGATGAAGGCAGATCCGCTGCCCTACTCGATGTCGGCCCAGCGGATGTAGTCCATGAACTGGGAGAGGTCTTGGCTGAGCGGAGTTCAGCCGACCGGTTGCTGGGAGGCCATAGTGAGGCGCAGTTCCCCTATCGCCTCATCAGCCGTCGGGCCAAGCACGTCCTGAACTCCTTCGGACGCGAACTACCGGGGCTAGCACGATTGGGAACGACCAACCCAGCGTTCATGCACCCGAGAGACCTGGCCTCTCTGGGTATTGCTGCAGGTGAACTCGTGCGGATTGAGTCGCCGAACGGGGCCGTCGAAGGCGTCGCCGAACCGTCGCCCGCCGTCAAACAGGGTGTCGTCTCGATGTCCCACGCCTGGGGAACGGCTTCCCAGACAGACGAGGACGTTCGCACGGAAGGTTCACCAACGAACCGACTGGTCTCCAACGAGAGAGGCACCGACCCGATCACCGGGATGGCCGTACAGAGCGCTATCCCAGTCCGAGTAAGTCGCCTGGGTTGACCCGGCGGATTAACTGTTCCGCAGGCTTCAGCGGTCTCTGAACTCCTGACGCTCGAGCTCGAGGAGGTCTTCGAACCTGCGCCGGACCTCTTGGCGACGGCCGCGGTCCATGGCGAGGTTCACTAGCTCATGAGGGTCTTCTTGGAGATCGTAGAACTCGTGCTCGTGGTCTTCGAAGGCTGCATCTCGGTCGACTTGTTTCGCTGAGGTGATCGGTGTACCCCGCGTGGTGCTTGAACCACCAATCCCGTAGTAGCGGCAGTACTTGAATCGGCCATCGAACACTCCGCGGCTCGCGTAGCGGGTTTCTAGGAGGCCGTCGTACCAGGCCCAGTCCTGCGCGAAGAGAACTTCAGGGCGACCGTCAGTCGACGGGTCGGCCAGGACTCCGCTCATCTGTCGACCTGGCCAACCCTCCAGACGGTCCTCTCCGGCTCCACTGAAGCCGGCCAAGGTTCGGGCTAGGTCGACATGGCTGAACATCGCGTCCGTAGTCGAGCCTGCCGCTGTCACCTCGGGAGCGACGATGTAGAGGGGAATCCTCATGGTTTCCTCGTAGTTCCAGGGCCCTTTCGATCGCAGTCCGTGCGAACCACATTGATCGCCGTGGTCCGAGGTGAAGACGACAACGGTGTTGTCCCAGCCTCCCGTGTCATCT
Protein-coding sequences here:
- a CDS encoding molybdopterin-dependent oxidoreductase, whose protein sequence is MERHASFCRFCHAACPVLVDIEDGDRIVDIRGDRSDPLFQGFTCVKGRQLADHHHHPDRVRTSLRRTPTGSFEPISSTSALDEIASKIDQIVADHGPRAVASYTGTGAYQNSTAVPVAAAWHEGLQSPSFYTSVTIDQPAHRSAALRMGAWEAGWHNFSDSDVHLAIGYNPLASSYGPAGGLQGTNPFVALREAKDRGLKTIVVDPRRTEFAASADIWLQVQPGEDPTLLAGLIREVIRLGYADKAFCSRHVSNIDELTAAVEAFDPGYVARRAGIDAQAVTEAAELFGAAERGSAGTGTGPNMAPHSMLTEHLALCLNAICGRVNRAGDELESGHFLSPGNTRRAAVVPPSDPAPGAAHRVRDLHGMADEMLTNTLADEILLDGPGQVRALIVSGGNPVVAWPDQKKTVAALRALELLVVIDHRMSPTSELADFVIAPRLQLERADVPHIMDRRFPAPYTNYTPAILNSNDDLLAEWEVFAGIAARNGSPINLPGGAIPFSGNDVEPGIGDEEVLDLVYGSARMPMAEIRKNRGVIHPDRVRVVPDEGRSAALLDVGPADVVHELGEVLAERSSADRLLGGHSEAQFPYRLISRRAKHVLNSFGRELPGLARLGTTNPAFMHPRDLASLGIAAGELVRIESPNGAVEGVAEPSPAVKQGVVSMSHAWGTASQTDEDVRTEGSPTNRLVSNERGTDPITGMAVQSAIPVRVSRLG